TAAAGCTGCATAGAGAGCTGTAGCAGCCCCTATCCCCGAAGATAACTGTATCACGCTGATTGGCAAAGTCCCTCCACTGGATAAAGCCAGTACTGTTATTCTTAAAAGCAGGTAGATGCCTGCCTTAACCATTGTTGCAGCATGTATTAATGCAGAGACTGGTGTAGGGCCTTCCATAGCGTCGGGAAGCCAGATGTGAAGTGGTAGCTGAGCACTTTTAGCGATAACCCCTACAAGGAGAAGTAGCAGGGGGAGCTGCAAGGCCTGGAACCCGGTTCTTATAAGTGAGGGATATTCAAGTGAGCCTACAGTCAGGTATGCGTAGACTATGCCCACTAGGAAGGCTACATCACCCACCCGCGTGGTTATAAGTGCCTTGATACCGGCCCTAGAGGCCCGTGGTGAGTAGTAGTGGTGAGCTATAAGGGTAAAGCTGCAAAGCCCCACAATCTCCCAGAAAATATATAGCTCTAGTAGCCCGCCAGTAAGCACTAGTCCCTCCATAGAGCCTATGAAGAGCGTGATCAAGCTATAGTACCTGGTGTAGCCGGGAGAATCCTCCATATAGCTGTAAGAGTATATGATAACTAATAAACCTATAAGCCCAACCACAATAGAGAAGAAGGCAGACAATGTATCAATATAAAGGGAGAGGCCCACGGGGACGCCGGGCACGAGTGGTATACGAGGTCCCTCAACGTAGATAGTGCCTGCCGGGACCACATAAATGATACATGAGGCTATAAAAGTGATCAGGCTAGAGGCTAGGGCAAGAACCCATGAAACCTTACGGTTAAATAGCCGGCCTGCTACAGCTACTAGGGAAGATGCAGCTAATGGTACTAGGATTGCCGTGTAACCTGCCATAACCAGGTTAAACATCACGGGGATCACTTCTTCAACTTATTTAGTTCATCCACGCTTTGAGAACAATATCTTCTAGAAGCCTTAAGAGCTAGAGCCGCTGCCACGGCTACGGTACTCGTGTCCACCACCACTACGAGGATGAAGAAGCCTAGGCTACCACCCCATAAAACGAGAGATACCGCTGATGATGCTAATACAAGCTCCAACCCTACGAGTATGCGTAGAAAGCTGGAGTCTCGCGTAATGATTACAAGGCCTGACAACATTAACGTAGCTACAACTAGCGAGTAAGCTAGGTTAGCTTCCACCGCTACTCTCCTCCATGAGAAGTTTCAACGCTAGAAGAGCTGCTGCAAGTGGTAGGGAAGCCATAGCTATAGCTAGTGGAACCCACTTCTCGTAATGGACAACCTGCGACTCAAGACGAGAACCTATGTATAGGAACACCATGAACAAGAGGAGTGCACTAATAGCACCAAGGCCTGGTAGAACGCTGAGCTTTCTTCCCCGAAGCTCCGGGATCAAGAAGCCTGCAGCAGCAAGAAATCCACTGGCAAGCGAGAGCTGAACTACAGCTGCTAGTGGTTCCCCCATCTCGAGGAAGAGAAAGGCAATGACTACTAGAGTCATAGTGGATGAGAATAGAGCTCTTTCATCTTCACTTGTTAACGCGGCATAGAGCCCACCTAATGTAGTGGCAGCCGCGAGTAGTAGTGCTATACCACTCACAACTGACCACCTCATATAATCAAAGCTATAGTTGCAAGAAAAAGTGAGACTGGCACGAGTATACCCCAGGAAAATCTCCCTATATCCACCAGCCGTATCCTTGGAGAAGCAGCTGATATAAGAGCAATTAAGATGGCTATGATTATCCCTGATACAAGAAGGAGGAGGAAACCGGGGAATCCGCTTAAAGGAGGCGCGATGAATAGTGAAGCGTAATAGAAGATGGCAGTAGCGAATTGCACTCTATGAGTGAGATGTGCGAAGGCTAGCCGGCGTCCGCTGAAATCTGCTACAATACCACCAGCCACTTCTGTCTTGGCCTCTGCTATATCGAAAGGTCCTTTTCCGCTCTCAAAGAGCAGTAGGAGGAAACCGAGTACCAGCCCAGCTAACCAGACCGGTATGAGCATGGGCTTGGATGCTAGGCTACTCCAAAGCTGTAGCCGTATCTCAGCTATCTCAAGCGAGCCTGTGATAGCGTAAGGGATCGCCAGCAATGATACGAAGGCTACTTCATAACTTGCTAGCAGTCCAAGGAGACGGAGACCACCAACTATGTTGAAGGGGCTGTGGGTCGAATAAGATGCCATGTAGAGAAGACCTGTGGATAAAACTAGAGAAGCGGGAACAAGGATTGCATCACCCTGAAAGTCAAGTTCGGTAACCCCGCTCCAGGGCACGTAAAGTGCTGCGAAGACTGCAAGACTAAGACTTGCGATGAGCAGGGCTGGTACTATTGGGTCTTGACCTCTAGGTGGTAGATCCTCCTTACCGAGTAGCTTGATTACATCGAAAAAAGGTTGCAGGAACCCTCTAAGCCCGGTGTAAGCAGGCCCCATCCTACTCTGGAGTCTTGCAACAAATTTCCGCTCAATACCTTCAATTAAAAGCGCAAGCAGTGCT
The nucleotide sequence above comes from Desulfurococcus sp.. Encoded proteins:
- a CDS encoding NADH-quinone oxidoreductase subunit H; protein product: MNPPELIVESIIYPGLMFIALLALLIEGIERKFVARLQSRMGPAYTGLRGFLQPFFDVIKLLGKEDLPPRGQDPIVPALLIASLSLAVFAALYVPWSGVTELDFQGDAILVPASLVLSTGLLYMASYSTHSPFNIVGGLRLLGLLASYEVAFVSLLAIPYAITGSLEIAEIRLQLWSSLASKPMLIPVWLAGLVLGFLLLLFESGKGPFDIAEAKTEVAGGIVADFSGRRLAFAHLTHRVQFATAIFYYASLFIAPPLSGFPGFLLLLVSGIIIAILIALISAASPRIRLVDIGRFSWGILVPVSLFLATIALII